The following coding sequences lie in one Tichowtungia aerotolerans genomic window:
- a CDS encoding P-loop NTPase, which translates to MVSEKEILGVLSQIIDPDFQRDIVSLGFVQNLKIDEGTVSFEIELTTPACPLSPQFKKQAEGLVGALPGVGNVNVTMTARKRAPHFEQAESGLGRVKNIIAVSSCKGGVGKSTVAALIARTLAGRGIKTGLLDADIYGPSLPTLFNLHHPKVYSNQQQRILPVEADGLKLMSFAFLTGDGPTVLRGPLVSQYIQQLLHNVEWGGLDVLVLDLPPGTGDIQLTISQSIRIDGAVIVTTPHQLSLTDVRKGIQMFEKVNVPVLGVVENMAWFACDECSKKHYPFGTAGAKSLEEKFGLETLAELPISPNLQLEYAEETADAVIRALGRQTLENQAVPEVSFDATHITLRWPDETVRVENTVLRKACSCALCIDEMTQKPILDPADVPDDIHAEKVGTIGNYAITVDWSDGHNTGFFPYKTIRELSIS; encoded by the coding sequence ATGGTTTCAGAAAAAGAAATTCTCGGAGTGCTGAGTCAGATCATCGATCCCGATTTTCAGCGCGATATTGTTTCGCTTGGGTTTGTTCAGAACCTGAAGATCGACGAAGGAACCGTTTCGTTTGAGATTGAGCTGACGACGCCGGCCTGTCCGCTGAGTCCGCAGTTTAAAAAACAGGCCGAAGGTCTGGTGGGTGCGCTTCCAGGGGTTGGAAACGTCAACGTGACCATGACCGCCCGCAAACGTGCGCCGCATTTCGAGCAGGCGGAAAGCGGATTAGGCCGCGTGAAAAACATTATTGCGGTCAGTTCCTGCAAAGGCGGAGTCGGCAAGTCGACCGTCGCCGCGCTGATTGCCCGTACGCTGGCCGGGCGCGGGATCAAAACCGGTCTGCTCGATGCAGATATTTACGGCCCGTCGCTTCCGACGCTGTTTAACCTGCACCACCCCAAGGTCTATTCGAATCAGCAGCAGCGGATCCTGCCGGTGGAGGCGGACGGACTGAAGCTGATGAGTTTTGCGTTTCTGACCGGCGATGGGCCGACGGTTCTGCGCGGCCCGCTTGTGTCTCAGTACATCCAGCAGCTTCTGCACAATGTGGAGTGGGGCGGGCTGGACGTGCTGGTGCTCGATCTTCCGCCGGGAACCGGAGATATTCAGCTGACCATTTCGCAGTCGATCCGGATCGATGGTGCTGTGATTGTGACCACACCGCATCAGCTGTCACTGACGGATGTGCGCAAGGGCATCCAGATGTTTGAGAAGGTGAACGTGCCGGTGCTCGGCGTGGTGGAGAATATGGCGTGGTTCGCCTGCGATGAGTGCTCAAAAAAGCATTATCCGTTCGGAACCGCCGGCGCGAAAAGCCTCGAAGAAAAATTCGGGCTCGAAACGCTGGCCGAACTGCCGATTTCTCCGAACCTGCAACTGGAATACGCGGAAGAAACGGCGGATGCAGTCATCCGGGCGCTGGGGCGGCAAACGCTGGAAAACCAAGCGGTGCCTGAGGTATCGTTTGATGCAACCCATATTACGCTGCGCTGGCCGGACGAAACCGTGCGGGTTGAAAATACGGTGCTTCGCAAAGCCTGCAGCTGCGCGCTTTGTATCGATGAAATGACGCAGAAGCCGATCCTTGATCCAGCGGATGTTCCGGATGATATTCATGCAGAGAAAGTCGGGACGATTGGCAATTATGCAATCACCGTCGATTGGTCCGACGGACACAACACCGGCTTTTTCCCGTACAAAACGATCCGGGAGCTTTCAATATCATGA
- the nadA gene encoding quinolinate synthase NadA, which translates to MTTAEKLYETLKDVEAGTSGPYPYARCEQFAPFIDEINRLKKEKNAVILAHSYVHPEIIYGVADFTGDSYKLSKDAKAADADLIIFVAVRFMAETAKALNPGKKVLIPSRLNGCSLADSITDDDVRRLKVGNPDFTFVCYINTSAAVKAECDVCVTSSNVYDIVERIPSDKIFFLPDKLMGENLQDEMKKRGVDKEIKLYDGNCYVHAEYDADRIVRLRNQYPKLQVLSHPECSRDIVQKSDVVASTSGMMDFMREDRAGDSYLLLTECGLAGRAQAEMPGKTFIGPCLECKYMKSNSLEDIRRVLVEPEAEDVVEISDQVRAGALECIDNMFKYAEAG; encoded by the coding sequence ATGACCACTGCAGAAAAACTTTATGAAACGTTGAAGGATGTTGAAGCCGGAACCTCCGGACCCTATCCGTATGCGCGGTGCGAACAGTTCGCGCCGTTTATCGACGAAATCAATCGGCTGAAAAAGGAAAAGAACGCGGTGATCCTGGCGCACTCCTATGTGCACCCGGAAATCATCTACGGTGTGGCCGATTTCACCGGCGACTCCTATAAACTTTCGAAAGACGCCAAAGCGGCCGATGCGGACCTGATTATTTTTGTGGCGGTGCGCTTCATGGCCGAAACCGCCAAAGCGTTGAATCCAGGCAAGAAAGTGCTTATCCCGAGTCGCCTGAACGGCTGTTCGCTGGCCGATTCAATCACCGATGACGATGTGCGCCGCCTGAAGGTCGGGAACCCGGACTTTACCTTTGTCTGCTACATTAACACTTCGGCCGCCGTAAAGGCCGAGTGTGATGTCTGTGTCACCAGCTCCAATGTGTACGACATTGTCGAGCGGATTCCGTCGGACAAAATATTTTTTCTGCCGGACAAGCTGATGGGTGAAAATCTGCAGGACGAAATGAAAAAGCGCGGAGTCGACAAGGAGATCAAACTCTACGACGGGAACTGCTATGTCCACGCCGAGTACGATGCGGACCGGATCGTCCGCCTGCGTAACCAGTATCCAAAACTTCAGGTGCTTTCGCATCCGGAGTGCAGTCGCGATATCGTGCAGAAATCCGATGTGGTTGCCAGCACCTCCGGCATGATGGACTTTATGCGCGAGGATCGGGCGGGCGATTCGTATTTGCTGCTGACAGAATGCGGTCTTGCTGGACGCGCGCAGGCCGAGATGCCCGGCAAAACCTTTATCGGTCCCTGTCTGGAATGCAAATACATGAAATCAAACTCTCTTGAGGATATCCGGCGCGTGCTGGTTGAGCCGGAAGCCGAAGATGTGGTGGAAATCAGTGATCAGGTTCGGGCCGGTGCGCTGGAATGCATCGACAACATGTTTAAATACGCGGAGGCAGGCTGA
- a CDS encoding formylglycine-generating enzyme family protein — protein sequence MGEHGSCCTPGEKRCSCPENPVEFQRVSSGSPEGMVRLDGGAFLMGTDDEVGFFADGEGPIREVTVDPFYMDKTSVTNQQFKKFIKATDYRTDAQKFGWSFVFHLFLSDDVKQSLYRAGRCLPGLEWWFAVDGADWAHPEGPESSIADRMDHPAIHVSWRDAQAYCEWAGKRLPTEAEFEYAARGGLVQKRYVWGDELTPGGKHMCNIWQGDFPRVNTAEDGYVGTAPAKFFEPNSYGLYHMAGNIWEWIFDRWSPDFHVNGPRNNPVGPPTGDRRVTRGGSYLCHDSYCNRYRVAARTSNTPDSSTGNTGFRCVRDI from the coding sequence ATGGGAGAACACGGAAGCTGCTGCACCCCCGGAGAAAAACGGTGCTCCTGTCCGGAGAACCCGGTTGAATTTCAACGCGTCTCGTCCGGATCTCCCGAAGGTATGGTCCGCCTCGACGGCGGCGCATTTTTGATGGGCACGGATGATGAGGTCGGATTCTTTGCAGACGGGGAGGGGCCGATTCGCGAAGTAACGGTTGATCCGTTTTATATGGATAAAACCAGCGTTACCAATCAGCAGTTTAAAAAGTTCATCAAGGCCACCGACTACAGGACCGACGCGCAGAAATTCGGATGGTCGTTTGTGTTTCATTTGTTCCTGAGCGATGACGTGAAGCAGAGCCTGTATCGGGCGGGACGCTGCCTGCCGGGACTGGAATGGTGGTTTGCGGTTGATGGCGCGGACTGGGCGCACCCTGAAGGGCCGGAATCTTCCATTGCGGATCGCATGGACCATCCGGCGATTCATGTATCGTGGCGCGATGCACAGGCTTACTGCGAATGGGCCGGCAAGCGGCTCCCCACCGAGGCCGAGTTTGAATATGCCGCGCGCGGCGGACTGGTGCAGAAACGGTATGTGTGGGGCGACGAGCTGACGCCCGGCGGAAAACACATGTGCAACATCTGGCAGGGCGATTTCCCGCGGGTTAACACTGCAGAAGACGGGTATGTCGGTACTGCTCCAGCCAAATTCTTTGAGCCCAACAGCTACGGGCTTTATCACATGGCCGGCAATATCTGGGAATGGATCTTTGACCGCTGGAGCCCTGATTTCCATGTGAACGGCCCTCGCAACAATCCGGTCGGTCCGCCGACCGGGGATCGGCGCGTTACGCGCGGCGGCTCCTATCTGTGTCATGATTCCTACTGCAACCGCTACCGTGTCGCCGCCCGCACCTCCAATACGCCCGATTCGTCGACCGGCAACACCGGTTTCCGCTGTGTCCGCGATATCTGA
- the rdgC gene encoding recombination-associated protein RdgC, protein MSFESGSVSLRMFYVPKELPDDVLDRFAEHAIGSVDTLRDEEIHGWVGPRHLLDRDISEETAMPGGYLRLTLAQAQRKIPTALLRAECRIEEMVWMAAEGRDYVNRQTRSEIKKEVTEKLLPQMPPTLKGTDFVYDRPHGLLYCTAMSEKQLDAFLINFSAVTGVQLVLADPAAMAFQLAQSRTDNWNSLGFAADQWADCAPGREFLMWLWFMSEAKGGELTLPESGPMAILVEGPLQFDQEEQGETVIRKGEPMVSAETRAALLSGKKLRRAKLTLARGEEIWNCTLDTDEFIFRGLKLPKTEAYDVLGKFTERMEFLEVFRVAFGELYKQFVEIRDDAAALETLREEMREWIRSRPARKLEENV, encoded by the coding sequence ATGTCATTTGAAAGCGGCTCCGTAAGCCTTCGTATGTTTTATGTTCCCAAAGAGCTTCCGGACGATGTGCTCGACCGGTTTGCCGAGCACGCAATCGGTTCGGTCGATACACTGCGCGACGAGGAAATTCACGGATGGGTCGGTCCGCGCCATCTGCTCGACCGCGATATTTCGGAAGAAACCGCCATGCCGGGCGGGTACCTGCGCCTGACGCTGGCGCAGGCCCAGCGCAAGATCCCGACCGCACTGCTGCGCGCGGAATGTCGGATCGAGGAAATGGTCTGGATGGCCGCTGAGGGCCGCGACTATGTGAACCGCCAGACCCGCAGCGAGATTAAAAAAGAAGTGACCGAGAAGCTCCTGCCGCAGATGCCGCCGACGCTCAAGGGAACTGATTTCGTCTACGACCGGCCGCACGGACTGCTCTACTGCACTGCGATGTCCGAAAAACAGCTCGACGCGTTTCTGATCAACTTCAGCGCCGTAACCGGCGTGCAGCTGGTACTTGCCGATCCGGCGGCAATGGCATTTCAGCTGGCGCAGAGCCGTACGGACAACTGGAACTCGCTCGGCTTTGCCGCTGATCAGTGGGCCGACTGTGCCCCGGGGCGTGAATTTTTGATGTGGCTCTGGTTTATGTCCGAAGCCAAAGGCGGCGAGCTGACCCTGCCGGAGAGCGGGCCGATGGCCATTCTGGTGGAAGGACCGCTTCAGTTCGACCAGGAGGAACAGGGCGAAACCGTTATCCGCAAGGGCGAACCGATGGTCAGCGCCGAGACGCGCGCCGCGCTGCTCAGCGGCAAAAAGCTGCGTCGCGCCAAGCTGACGCTGGCGCGTGGCGAGGAAATCTGGAACTGCACGCTCGATACCGACGAATTTATCTTCCGTGGGCTCAAGCTGCCGAAAACCGAGGCCTATGACGTACTCGGAAAATTCACCGAACGCATGGAGTTCCTTGAAGTCTTCCGGGTTGCTTTCGGCGAGCTCTATAAGCAGTTCGTGGAAATTCGCGATGATGCCGCCGCGCTCGAAACCCTGCGCGAAGAAATGCGCGAGTGGATCCGCTCCCGCCCCGCCCGTAAGTTGGAAGAAAATGTGTAG
- a CDS encoding phosphoribosyl-AMP cyclohydrolase produces the protein MSKELEEGLKLELDWNKLEKAVEGTKGIIPVAVQNADTKEVILVAYINQLAFEESLKRKMLVLWSSSRQELWVKGLTSGETFELIEARVNCEQNSLLFVVRPNRGGICHTKNECGEPRNCYYRKINLETQELENLDP, from the coding sequence ATGAGCAAAGAACTTGAAGAGGGGCTGAAACTCGAGCTGGATTGGAATAAGCTGGAAAAAGCGGTTGAAGGTACCAAGGGAATTATTCCGGTGGCGGTGCAGAATGCCGATACCAAGGAAGTGATTCTGGTGGCTTACATCAACCAGCTGGCTTTCGAAGAATCGCTGAAACGTAAAATGCTGGTGCTGTGGAGCTCCTCCCGTCAGGAGCTGTGGGTGAAAGGCCTTACTTCCGGCGAAACCTTTGAGCTGATCGAAGCGCGTGTAAACTGCGAACAGAACTCCCTGCTGTTTGTGGTGCGTCCGAACCGCGGCGGCATTTGCCACACCAAAAACGAATGCGGAGAGCCGCGCAACTGCTATTACCGCAAGATCAATCTGGAAACGCAGGAACTCGAAAACCTCGATCCGTAA
- a CDS encoding YitT family protein → MYTFSSAHPWAAPDLLHLSLCLSQLRGAGQRHLTKTVYAMLKNIKDYIFIFAGGFVYAVALKYFVLPSKVILTGTEGIAAALSYYFSDYRIFILLYSIFQLVLLIFAFFQVSRKFAMRSLLTVGTVILFLTVLPEFHFAQPEPQNERIILVLFGGLLAGVAKALAFRSQGSTGDEDILGAYFAMKYLKPVGVISVFAAGGSSAFGLFMDFLKNGNFEEVINTLMYTCIYIFASSEMLNSLYRKFQITMFTVITREHQRIGESIKKVFEHRTFTVQPAIGGHSTEAFSMVRTLVTKEELPKLINAIEEGDPDCFYYHHNIEGTSKKYYISPIG, encoded by the coding sequence ATGTATACTTTTTCGTCGGCCCACCCATGGGCAGCTCCAGACTTATTGCATCTATCATTATGCCTGTCACAGCTCAGAGGGGCTGGACAACGCCACTTAACCAAAACGGTATATGCCATGTTAAAAAATATAAAAGATTACATCTTCATTTTTGCGGGAGGCTTCGTCTACGCAGTCGCCCTTAAATATTTCGTGCTTCCCTCCAAGGTCATCTTAACCGGAACTGAAGGTATTGCGGCGGCCCTGTCGTATTACTTTTCCGATTACAGAATTTTCATTCTCCTTTATTCCATTTTTCAGCTCGTCCTGTTGATCTTTGCGTTCTTTCAAGTCAGCCGGAAATTCGCCATGCGTTCATTATTGACGGTTGGAACCGTTATTCTCTTCCTCACCGTTCTTCCGGAATTCCATTTTGCTCAACCCGAGCCGCAGAATGAGCGGATCATTCTTGTTCTGTTTGGCGGATTACTAGCCGGCGTGGCGAAGGCTCTGGCCTTTAGAAGTCAGGGTTCCACAGGAGATGAGGATATCCTCGGAGCTTATTTTGCAATGAAATATCTAAAACCGGTTGGCGTAATCTCTGTATTCGCAGCGGGTGGCTCCTCGGCATTCGGCCTCTTCATGGATTTTCTAAAAAACGGAAATTTCGAGGAGGTTATTAATACACTGATGTATACATGCATCTACATCTTTGCATCTTCAGAGATGCTGAACAGTCTCTACCGAAAATTCCAAATTACCATGTTCACGGTAATCACCCGTGAACATCAGCGAATCGGGGAATCCATAAAGAAGGTGTTCGAACACCGCACATTTACAGTACAACCCGCCATAGGCGGACACAGCACTGAAGCATTTTCGATGGTACGCACACTGGTAACAAAAGAAGAACTCCCAAAACTTATTAACGCCATCGAAGAAGGAGATCCAGACTGCTTCTATTATCACCACAATATCGAGGGGACCTCGAAAAAATATTATATATCACCGATCGGCTGA
- the pgm gene encoding phosphoglucomutase (alpha-D-glucose-1,6-bisphosphate-dependent): MSIHELAGKPVPKENLTDVAELISCYYETQPDVTNPNQKVAFGTSGHRGTSLNASFTEDHIMAISQAICEYRAEKGITGPLFVGKDTHALSTPAEKTALQVFAANGVTVMIDKDGGYTPTPVISHAILTYNEGRSEGLADGVVITPSHNPPDNGGFKYNPPNGGPADTDVTGWIADRANELLAGDNEEVQSLYLADALAADTTVAYDFITPYVDDLCNVIDMEAISKSGLKICADAMGGSGLRYWKPIADKYGINLTVRNDTPDYTFSFMTVDRDGKVRMDCSSPYAMASLVALKDDFDIAFGNDPDYDRHGIVTKSSGLLNPNHYLAVAINYLFTNRSGWRKDAAVGKTLVSSSMIDRVAAELGRDLQEVPVGFKWFVNGLVDGSYGFGGEESAGASFLRKDGSVWSTDKDGIILCLLACEILAVTGKDPGEHYQDLVAKFGSPVYDRVDAPASREEKAKLAALSPEQVTAETMAGEPITAKLTHAPANGAAIGGLKVCTENGWFAARPSGTEDIYKIYAESFKGEDHLKQIQAEAKEIVNAALA, from the coding sequence ATGTCGATTCACGAACTGGCCGGGAAACCGGTGCCGAAAGAAAACCTGACGGATGTGGCTGAGCTGATCAGCTGCTATTACGAAACGCAGCCCGATGTGACCAATCCGAACCAGAAAGTGGCATTCGGAACATCCGGCCATCGGGGCACATCGCTGAATGCCAGTTTTACTGAAGACCACATCATGGCGATTTCGCAGGCCATCTGCGAATACCGCGCCGAGAAGGGGATCACCGGCCCGCTGTTTGTCGGCAAAGACACCCATGCGCTGTCGACGCCGGCCGAAAAGACCGCCCTGCAGGTGTTCGCCGCCAACGGCGTAACCGTGATGATCGACAAAGACGGCGGCTACACTCCGACGCCGGTGATTTCCCACGCGATTTTGACCTATAATGAAGGCCGCAGTGAAGGGTTGGCTGATGGTGTGGTGATTACTCCGTCGCACAATCCGCCCGATAACGGCGGTTTCAAATACAACCCGCCGAACGGCGGCCCGGCGGACACCGATGTGACCGGATGGATTGCCGACCGTGCCAACGAACTGCTTGCCGGAGACAACGAAGAAGTGCAGAGCCTCTATCTGGCCGATGCACTGGCCGCCGACACCACGGTTGCTTATGATTTCATCACTCCGTACGTCGATGATCTCTGCAACGTGATTGATATGGAGGCCATTTCAAAATCCGGCCTCAAAATCTGCGCCGACGCCATGGGCGGGTCCGGCCTGCGCTACTGGAAGCCGATCGCCGATAAATACGGCATTAATCTGACGGTTCGCAATGACACGCCCGATTACACCTTCAGCTTCATGACCGTCGACCGCGACGGTAAAGTCCGCATGGACTGCTCTTCGCCGTACGCGATGGCCAGTCTCGTTGCGCTGAAAGACGATTTCGATATCGCATTTGGAAATGATCCGGACTACGACCGCCACGGGATCGTCACCAAATCGTCCGGCCTGCTGAACCCGAACCACTATCTGGCCGTTGCCATCAACTACCTGTTCACCAACCGCAGCGGCTGGCGCAAAGATGCCGCCGTCGGCAAAACACTCGTTTCATCGTCGATGATCGACCGCGTCGCCGCCGAGCTCGGCCGTGACCTGCAGGAAGTGCCGGTCGGCTTCAAATGGTTTGTCAACGGTCTCGTCGACGGCTCCTACGGCTTCGGCGGCGAAGAGTCCGCCGGTGCTTCATTCCTCCGCAAAGACGGAAGCGTCTGGAGTACGGACAAAGACGGCATTATCCTATGCCTGCTGGCCTGCGAAATTCTGGCCGTGACCGGCAAGGACCCGGGCGAGCACTATCAGGACCTCGTCGCCAAATTCGGCAGTCCGGTTTACGACCGTGTCGACGCTCCGGCTTCCCGCGAAGAAAAAGCCAAACTGGCGGCTCTTTCGCCGGAACAGGTGACTGCCGAAACGATGGCCGGCGAGCCGATCACCGCGAAGCTCACGCACGCGCCCGCCAACGGCGCCGCGATCGGCGGACTGAAAGTCTGCACGGAAAACGGCTGGTTTGCGGCTCGTCCGTCCGGCACCGAGGATATTTACAAAATCTACGCCGAAAGCTTTAAAGGCGAAGATCACCTCAAACAGATCCAGGCCGAAGCCAAAGAAATTGTTAACGCTGCGCTGGCGTAA